One genomic segment of Capricornis sumatraensis isolate serow.1 chromosome X, serow.2, whole genome shotgun sequence includes these proteins:
- the PRRG3 gene encoding transmembrane gamma-carboxyglutamic acid protein 3 — protein MEEVCSYEEVKEVFEDKEKTMEFWKGYPNAVYSVRDPAQSSDAMYVVVPLLGVALLIVIALFIIWRCQLQKATRHHPSYAQNRYLASRAGHSLPRVMVYRGTVHSQGEASGHRETGSHPQVVLGPSRGGRTTVRLESTLYLPELSLSRLSSATPPPSYEEVTAPQESSSEEASVSYSDPPPKYEEIVAANPGSDK, from the exons ATGGAAGAGGTCTGCAGCTATGAGGAGGTCAAGGAGGTTTTCGAGGACAAGGAGAAAACG ATGGAGTTCTGGAAGGGGTACCCGAATGCGGTCTACTCAGTTCGAGACCCCGCACAGAGCTCAGATGCCATGTATGTGGTGGTGCCCCTTCTGGGGGTGGCGTTGCTGATCGTCATCGCCTTGTTCATAATCTGGAGGTGCCAGCTGCAGAAAGCCACCCGTCATCACCCTTCATATGCTCAGAACCGGTACCTAGCGAGTCGCGCGGGGCACAGCCTCCCTCGGGTCATGGTGTACCGGGGCACGGTGCACAGCCAGGGGGAGGCCTCTGGGCATCGGGAGACAGGGAGCCACCCACAGGTGGTGCTGGGGCCCAGTCGGGGAGGCAGAACCACCGTCCGGCTTGAGAGCACCCTCTACCTTCCCGAGCTGTCTCTCTCCAGACTGTCCAGTGCCACCCCTCCCCCGTCCTATGAGGAGGTGACCGCTCCCCAGGAGAGCAGCAGCGAGGAGGCAAGCGTGTCTTACAGTGACCCACCGCCGAAGTATGAGGAGATTGTGGCGGCCAACCCTGGCTCAGACAAGTAG